The Shewanella sp. MTB7 genome includes a window with the following:
- a CDS encoding M17 family metallopeptidase has protein sequence MAQVNFIDVRDEDAIFEGGGWDALVVVATDIMQTGLDEVSLLADHGAKVDNRVGKFATLLFAPGLAGGRLILSPVLNSQDDVEDVRVFADAARAGITLAKQIGAKRPLLLVIKDSDARYEFGGEVAALACGQELWQSLEAREAKGDIAAFDAIGLLFSSDMSNSLNALEAGRVLARDLCGTEPERMSAAAFADYCVAEFQDSGLKVSVIEARDVLERDYPLLSAVGRSSFAVFRHQPRVVKLEYVGEGDIERTYFFAGKGVIYDTGGVDIKVAGGMAGMSRDKGGAAAVAGLMKTLSMLKPKGIRVVSELGLVRNSIGSEAFVTDEIITSHAGVRVRIGNTDAEGRLVLADLLSHLRIKADKAIKPELFSVATLTGHVVRCFGGYTATVENSVAKQAGVAASIAAQGQAWGEPIEQSVLRREDYAKIVDPSGAADIISSNNGPSSVTARGHQYPAAFLLKASGLSEHGVHSAKPMAFTHVDIAGSATEGHPYYGKPTATPLVGLYKYMTEKR, from the coding sequence ATGGCTCAGGTTAACTTTATTGATGTACGTGATGAAGATGCGATTTTTGAAGGTGGTGGCTGGGATGCACTCGTTGTTGTCGCCACTGATATCATGCAAACAGGCTTAGATGAGGTATCTTTATTGGCCGACCACGGTGCCAAAGTCGATAATCGTGTTGGTAAGTTTGCCACCTTGCTGTTTGCACCGGGTTTGGCGGGAGGACGTTTGATTCTGTCACCGGTATTAAACAGCCAAGATGATGTCGAAGATGTCAGAGTATTTGCCGATGCAGCAAGGGCTGGCATAACGTTAGCTAAGCAGATAGGTGCAAAGCGTCCACTGTTATTGGTAATTAAAGACAGCGATGCTAGATATGAATTTGGTGGTGAGGTTGCAGCTCTCGCATGCGGTCAGGAATTATGGCAGTCACTTGAGGCGCGTGAAGCCAAAGGAGATATCGCTGCTTTTGATGCAATAGGTTTACTGTTCTCATCTGATATGAGCAACAGTCTGAACGCCCTTGAAGCGGGTCGTGTTCTCGCCAGAGATTTGTGTGGTACTGAGCCTGAGCGTATGTCGGCTGCCGCATTTGCCGATTATTGTGTGGCGGAATTTCAAGACTCAGGTCTTAAGGTCAGCGTTATTGAAGCCAGAGATGTATTAGAGCGTGATTATCCTTTATTGAGTGCCGTGGGTCGTTCATCATTTGCCGTTTTTCGTCATCAACCACGGGTCGTCAAACTTGAGTATGTGGGGGAGGGCGATATCGAGCGCACTTACTTCTTTGCTGGCAAGGGGGTTATTTATGATACTGGTGGAGTCGACATTAAGGTTGCTGGTGGCATGGCTGGTATGAGCCGAGATAAAGGTGGGGCTGCTGCGGTTGCTGGTTTAATGAAAACGCTGTCTATGCTAAAACCCAAAGGTATTCGGGTTGTCTCTGAGCTTGGTTTAGTCAGAAACAGTATCGGCAGTGAAGCCTTTGTGACGGATGAAATTATAACCAGCCATGCAGGTGTACGAGTACGTATCGGTAACACCGATGCTGAAGGGCGTTTAGTATTGGCAGATCTGCTGTCTCATCTGCGGATTAAGGCCGACAAGGCGATTAAACCAGAGCTGTTTTCTGTGGCAACCTTAACGGGTCATGTGGTGCGCTGTTTTGGTGGCTACACCGCTACGGTTGAAAACAGTGTAGCTAAACAGGCGGGGGTTGCTGCCAGTATTGCGGCTCAAGGCCAAGCTTGGGGGGAGCCGATAGAGCAATCTGTATTACGACGTGAAGACTATGCCAAAATTGTTGATCCATCGGGTGCCGCAGATATTATATCCTCAAACAATGGTCCTTCGTCTGTGACTGCTCGAGGACATCAATACCCAGCCGCTTTTCTACTGAAGGCCTCTGGCTTGAGTGAACATGGCGTTCATTCCGCAAAGCCAATGGCTTTTACTCATGTAGATATAGCAGGAAGTGCTACAGAAGGTCATCCATATTACGGTAAGCCTACAGCCACTCCTTTGGTTGGTTTGTATAAGTACATGACTGAGAAGAGGTAG
- a CDS encoding aminoacyl-histidine dipeptidase, translated as MTAISQLQPQALWQWFDQICAIPHPSKHEQALSAHIQAWAKDKQLDIVEDKVGNLIIKKPATLGMENRKVVALQAHIDMVPQKNADTNHDFEKDPIIPYIDGEWVKATGTTLGSDNGIGMASALAILGSDDIAHGPLEVLLTIDEEAGMTGAFGLEAGYLDAEVLINTDSEQEGEIYMGCAGGVDAQFSVPMVWQSPEQSNSTYTLTLSGLKGGHSGVNIHLGRGNANKLLARFLFNYADELAIELTNFTGGSLRNAIPREANVSFMLPGENVPQLEALMIEYQSLIRQELAITDPLMLLELTEIPAATQVMSEDAQNMLIDLLNACPNGVIRMSDEVIGVTETSLNVGVINTENESVEVICLIRSLLDSGREEVEGVLTSLANLAGIEIELSGAYPGWKPDSSSPVMALVRETYDDIYNKEPVIMVIHAGLECGLFKKPYPEMDMVSIGPTIRYPHSPDEKVLIKTVEQYYKLLLAVLERIPEKG; from the coding sequence GTGACTGCAATAAGCCAATTACAACCTCAAGCCCTATGGCAGTGGTTTGACCAAATCTGTGCAATACCGCATCCTTCAAAGCATGAGCAAGCATTAAGTGCGCACATTCAAGCTTGGGCCAAGGATAAGCAGCTCGATATAGTTGAAGACAAGGTCGGCAATCTCATCATCAAAAAACCGGCCACACTAGGCATGGAAAACCGTAAAGTCGTTGCCTTGCAAGCACATATTGATATGGTGCCGCAGAAGAATGCTGACACTAACCATGATTTCGAAAAAGACCCGATTATTCCTTATATCGACGGTGAATGGGTCAAGGCAACCGGCACAACCTTAGGTTCCGATAATGGCATAGGCATGGCATCAGCTTTAGCTATTTTAGGCTCAGATGATATCGCTCATGGGCCACTTGAAGTTTTACTTACTATAGATGAAGAAGCTGGCATGACAGGGGCATTCGGCCTCGAAGCTGGTTATCTCGATGCAGAGGTTTTAATCAATACCGATTCAGAGCAGGAGGGTGAGATCTACATGGGCTGCGCCGGTGGCGTTGATGCACAGTTCAGTGTTCCTATGGTATGGCAATCTCCAGAGCAGTCAAATTCGACATATACCCTGACGTTGTCAGGTTTAAAAGGCGGTCATTCCGGTGTGAATATTCACCTTGGACGGGGTAACGCCAATAAGTTGCTTGCCCGTTTTCTGTTTAATTATGCTGATGAGCTAGCAATAGAGCTAACCAACTTCACTGGTGGCTCGTTGCGTAATGCAATACCACGTGAAGCAAATGTCAGCTTTATGTTACCTGGTGAGAATGTCCCACAGCTTGAAGCTTTGATGATTGAGTATCAGAGTTTAATTCGTCAAGAACTCGCCATCACAGATCCACTGATGCTACTCGAGCTAACCGAGATACCAGCAGCCACTCAAGTGATGAGTGAAGATGCCCAAAACATGCTTATTGATCTGCTTAACGCTTGTCCAAATGGCGTTATTCGCATGAGTGATGAAGTTATCGGGGTCACTGAAACGTCACTGAATGTGGGCGTGATTAACACTGAAAATGAGAGTGTTGAGGTTATTTGTTTAATCCGTTCACTACTCGACTCGGGCCGTGAAGAAGTTGAAGGTGTATTGACATCATTGGCTAACTTAGCGGGTATAGAGATCGAGCTAAGCGGCGCCTACCCAGGTTGGAAGCCTGACAGTAGCTCTCCGGTAATGGCACTTGTGCGTGAAACCTATGATGACATCTACAACAAAGAGCCTGTTATCATGGTGATACATGCGGGTCTGGAGTGTGGTCTGTTTAAGAAACCCTACCCAGAGATGGACATGGTGTCTATCGGTCCGACCATTCGTTACCCACACAGCCCAGATGAAAAAGTATTGATAAAAACCGTGGAACAGTATTACAAACTACTGTTAGCAGTACTGGAACGTATTCCAGAGAAAGGATAA